In one window of Episyrphus balteatus chromosome 3, idEpiBalt1.1, whole genome shotgun sequence DNA:
- the LOC129916722 gene encoding casein kinase II subunit alpha, with protein sequence MTLPSAARVYTDVNAHKPDEYWDYENYVVDWANQDDYQLVRKLGRGKYSEVFEAINITNSEKCVVKILKPVKKKKIKREIKILENLRGGTNIITLLAVVKDPVSRTPALIFEHVNNTDFKQLYQTLTDYEIRYYLFELLKALDYCHSMGIMHRDVKPHNVMIDHENRKLRLIDWGLAEFYHPGQEYNVRVASRYFKGPELLVDYQMYDYSLDMWSLGCMLASMIFRKEPFFHGHDNYDQLVRIARVLGTEELYAYLDKYNIELDPRFHDILQRHSRKRWERFVHSDNQHLVSPEALDFLDKLLRYDHVERLTAREAMAHPYFLPIINGQMTLHNSSSKASSQQ encoded by the coding sequence ATGACATTACCGAGCGCTGCACGCGTTTACACTGACGTAAATGCACACAAACCGGACGAATACTGGGACTATGAGAATTATGTCGTTGACTGGGCCAACCAGGACGACTATCAATTGGTCCGTAAACTGGGACGTGGCAAATACAGTGAAGTCTTCGAAGCAATTAACATAACAAACAGCGAGAAATGCGTCGTGAAAATTCTCAAGCCtgtcaaaaagaagaaaatcaagCGTGAAATTAAAATTCTAGAGAATTTACGTGGCGGCACCAATATCATTACTCTATTGGCCGTTGTCAAGGATCCCGTCTCCCGTACGCCAGCTCTGATCTTTGAACATGTCAACAATACAGACTTTAAGCAACTGTACCAGACTCTGACCGACTATGAGATACGTTACTATCTCTTTGAGCTGCTCAAGGCGCTGGATTATTGTCACAGCATGGGCATTATGCATCGCGATGTTAAGCCTCACAATGTTATGATTGATCATGAGAATCGCAAATTGCGTCTAATCGATTGGGGTTTGGCGGAATTCTATCATCCCGGACAAGAGTACAATGTCCGTGTGGCTTCACGTTATTTCAAAGGCCCAGAGCTATTGGTGGATTATCAGATGTACGACTATTCGCTGGACATGTGGTCGTTGGGCTGTATGCTGGCATCGATGATATTCCGTAAGGAGCCATTCTTCCATGGACACGATAATTATGATCAGCTAGTGCGTATAGCTAGGGTGCTGGGCACCGAAGAACTGTATGCCTATTTAGATAAATATAATATCGAGCTGGATCCGCGATTCCACGATATATTGCAGAGGCATTCGCGCAAGCGATGGGAGCGATTTGTGCATTCGGACAATCAGCATTTGGTATCGCCCGAAGCTTTGGATTTTCTCGATAAATTGCTGCGCTATGATCATGTTGAGCGGCTGACAGCTCGCGAAGCTATGGCACATCCATACTTTTTGCCAATTATAAATGGACAAATGACTTTGCATAATTCATCATCGAAAGCGAGTAGCCAACAATAG